In one Streptomyces marincola genomic region, the following are encoded:
- the gltB gene encoding glutamate synthase large subunit, translated as MRSASHPVKQGMYDPRAEHDACGVGFVATLTGEASHELVDQALTVLRNLEHRGATGSDPDTGDGAGILIQIPDAFLRDSVPFELPPVGHYAVGLAFLPTGADAAAAAMGRVAAIAGEEGLAVLGWREVPVAPELLGAAARATMPAFRQLFVTDAAGEKHGLDLDRAVYALRKRAEHEADLYFPSLSSRTLVYKGMLTTGQLEPFFPDLSDRRLASAIALVHSRFSTNTFPSWPLAHPYRFVAHNGEINTVQGNRNWMRARESQLAGDVFGPPEKLSRLFPVCTPDASDSATFDEVLELLHLGGRSLPHAVLMMVPEAWENHGSMDPARRAFYQFHSTIMEPWDGPACVTFTDGTQVGAVLDRNGLRPGRYWVTDDGLVVLSSEVGVLDIDPARVVRKGRLQPGRMFLVDTARQRIIEDDEIKAELAAEHPYAEWLEAGLIELADLPEREHIVHTHASVTRRQQTFGYTEEELRVLLTPMAATGAEPIGSMGTDTPIAALSDRPRLIFDYFTQLFAQVTNPPLDAIREELVTSLLSSLGPQGNLLDPTSASCRSVTLPFPVIDNDELAKLIHINADGDLPGFAAATLSGLYRVSGGGTALADRLTEICAEADAAIADGARLIVLSDRHSDAEHAPIPSLLLTSAVHHHLIRTKQRTRVGLLVEAGDVREVHHVALLIGYGAAAVNPYLAMESVEDLVARGTYLPGMDADEAIRNLIKALGKGVLKVMSKMGISTVASYRGAQVFEAVGLDASFVDTYFHGTATKIGGAGLDVIAREVAARHAAAYPASGVAPAHRALDIGGEYQWRREGEPHLFDPETVFRLQHSTRERRYDVFRQYTDRVNEQSERLMTLRGLFRLKTGERPAVPLDEVEPVSEIVRRFSTGAMSYGSISREAHETLAIAMNRLGAKSNTGEGGEDSDRLTDPERRSAIKQVASGRFGVTSEYLVHADDIQIKMAQGAKPGEGGQLPGHKVYPWVARTRHSTPGVGLISPPPHHDIYSIEDLAQLIHDLKNANPAARIHVKLVSEVGVGTVAAGVSKAHADVVLISGHDGGTGASPLTSLKHAGGPWELGLAETQQTLLLNGLRDRIVVQTDGQLKTGRDVLIAALLGAEEFGFATAPLVVSGCVLMRVCHLDTCPVGIATQNPVLRERFTGKPEFVVNFFEFIAEEVRELLAELGFRTLDEAVGRAELIDVSRAVDHWKAQGLDLAPLLHVPDLPAGAARHRTTEQDHGLAKALDNDLIRLSADALSAATPEEAQPVRAQVAIRNINRTVGTMLGHEVTKRFGGAGLPDDTIDITFTGSAGQSFGAFVPRGVTLRLEGDANDYVGKGLSGGRLIVRPDRGADHLPEFSTIAGNTIGYGATGGDIFLRGRVGERFCVRNSGATVVAEGVGDHGCEYMTGGRAVVLGETGRNFAAGMSGGVAYVIDLDPEHVNPGFVAVEELTESDRAWLHDVVRRHAEETGSTVADRLLKDWDASAARFSKIMPTTYKAVLAAKDAAERAGLSESETHEKMMEAATHG; from the coding sequence CGATGCCGGCGTTCCGGCAGCTGTTCGTGACCGACGCGGCCGGCGAGAAGCACGGCCTCGACCTGGACCGCGCGGTCTACGCCCTGCGCAAGCGCGCCGAGCACGAGGCGGACCTCTACTTCCCCTCGCTCTCCTCCCGCACCCTCGTCTACAAGGGCATGCTCACCACCGGGCAGCTGGAGCCGTTCTTCCCCGACCTGTCCGACCGGCGCCTGGCCAGCGCCATCGCGCTGGTCCACTCGCGGTTCTCCACCAACACCTTCCCCAGCTGGCCGCTGGCCCACCCCTACCGCTTCGTCGCCCACAACGGCGAGATCAACACCGTCCAGGGCAACCGCAACTGGATGCGGGCCCGCGAGTCGCAGCTGGCCGGGGACGTGTTCGGCCCGCCGGAGAAGCTGTCGCGCCTCTTCCCGGTCTGCACGCCCGACGCCTCCGACTCGGCCACCTTCGACGAGGTGCTGGAACTGCTGCACCTCGGCGGCCGGTCCCTGCCGCACGCCGTGCTGATGATGGTCCCCGAGGCGTGGGAGAACCACGGCTCCATGGACCCCGCCCGCCGCGCGTTCTACCAGTTCCACTCGACGATCATGGAGCCCTGGGACGGCCCCGCCTGCGTCACCTTCACCGACGGCACCCAGGTCGGCGCGGTCCTCGACCGCAACGGGCTGCGCCCCGGCCGCTACTGGGTCACCGACGACGGGCTCGTCGTGCTGTCCTCCGAGGTCGGCGTCCTCGACATCGACCCGGCCCGCGTCGTCCGCAAGGGCCGCCTCCAGCCCGGCCGCATGTTCCTCGTCGACACCGCGCGGCAGCGCATCATCGAGGACGACGAGATCAAGGCGGAACTGGCCGCCGAGCACCCCTACGCCGAGTGGCTCGAAGCCGGCCTCATCGAGCTGGCCGACCTGCCCGAGCGCGAGCACATCGTGCACACCCACGCCTCGGTCACCCGCCGCCAGCAGACGTTCGGCTACACCGAGGAAGAGCTGCGCGTCCTGCTCACCCCGATGGCCGCGACCGGCGCCGAGCCCATCGGCTCCATGGGCACCGACACGCCCATCGCCGCGCTCTCCGACCGGCCCCGGCTGATCTTCGACTACTTCACCCAGCTGTTCGCGCAGGTCACCAACCCGCCGCTGGACGCCATCCGCGAGGAACTCGTCACCTCCCTGCTGTCCTCCCTCGGCCCCCAGGGCAACCTGCTCGACCCCACCTCGGCCTCGTGCCGCAGCGTGACGCTGCCGTTCCCGGTGATCGACAACGACGAGCTGGCCAAGCTCATCCACATCAACGCCGACGGGGACCTGCCCGGCTTCGCCGCCGCCACCCTCTCCGGCCTGTACCGGGTCTCGGGCGGCGGCACCGCCCTGGCCGACCGGCTCACCGAGATCTGCGCCGAGGCGGACGCGGCCATCGCCGACGGGGCGCGCCTCATCGTGCTCTCCGACCGGCACTCCGACGCCGAGCACGCCCCCATCCCCTCGCTGCTGCTCACCTCGGCCGTCCACCACCACCTCATCCGCACCAAGCAGCGCACCCGCGTCGGCCTGCTCGTCGAGGCCGGGGACGTGCGCGAGGTGCACCACGTCGCGCTGCTCATCGGCTACGGCGCCGCCGCGGTCAACCCCTACCTGGCGATGGAGTCCGTCGAGGACCTGGTCGCCCGCGGCACCTACCTGCCCGGCATGGACGCCGACGAGGCCATCCGCAACCTCATCAAGGCCCTCGGCAAGGGCGTCCTGAAGGTGATGTCCAAGATGGGCATCTCCACCGTCGCCTCCTACCGGGGCGCGCAGGTCTTCGAGGCGGTCGGGCTCGACGCGTCGTTCGTCGACACCTACTTCCACGGCACCGCCACCAAGATCGGCGGCGCCGGCCTCGACGTCATCGCCCGCGAGGTCGCCGCCCGCCACGCCGCCGCCTACCCGGCCTCGGGCGTGGCACCCGCGCACCGCGCGCTGGACATCGGCGGCGAGTACCAGTGGCGCCGCGAGGGCGAGCCGCACCTGTTCGACCCGGAGACCGTCTTCCGCCTCCAGCACTCCACGCGCGAACGCCGCTACGACGTCTTCCGCCAGTACACCGACCGGGTGAACGAGCAGTCGGAGCGGCTGATGACGCTGCGCGGCCTGTTCCGGCTCAAGACGGGCGAGCGCCCCGCGGTGCCGCTCGACGAGGTCGAACCGGTCAGCGAGATCGTCCGGCGCTTCTCCACCGGCGCGATGAGCTACGGCTCCATCTCCCGCGAGGCCCACGAGACGCTGGCCATCGCCATGAACCGGCTGGGCGCCAAGTCCAACACCGGCGAGGGCGGCGAGGACTCCGACCGCCTGACCGACCCGGAACGGCGCAGCGCCATCAAGCAGGTCGCCTCCGGCCGCTTCGGCGTCACCAGCGAGTACCTGGTGCACGCCGACGACATCCAGATCAAGATGGCCCAGGGCGCCAAGCCGGGCGAGGGCGGCCAGCTGCCCGGCCACAAGGTCTACCCGTGGGTGGCCAGGACCCGGCACTCCACGCCGGGCGTCGGGCTGATCTCCCCGCCGCCGCACCACGACATCTACTCCATCGAGGACCTCGCGCAGCTGATCCACGACCTGAAGAACGCCAACCCCGCGGCCCGCATCCACGTGAAGCTGGTCTCCGAGGTCGGCGTGGGCACCGTCGCGGCCGGCGTCTCCAAGGCCCACGCCGACGTGGTGCTGATCTCGGGGCACGACGGCGGCACCGGCGCCTCCCCGCTGACCTCGCTCAAGCACGCGGGCGGTCCGTGGGAGCTGGGCCTGGCCGAGACGCAGCAGACCCTGCTGCTCAACGGCCTGCGCGACCGCATCGTCGTGCAGACCGACGGGCAGCTGAAGACCGGGCGCGACGTGCTGATCGCCGCGCTGCTCGGCGCCGAGGAGTTCGGCTTCGCCACCGCGCCGCTCGTGGTCTCCGGCTGCGTCCTGATGCGGGTGTGCCACCTGGACACCTGCCCCGTCGGCATCGCCACCCAGAACCCGGTGCTGCGCGAACGGTTCACCGGCAAGCCGGAGTTCGTGGTCAACTTCTTCGAGTTCATCGCCGAGGAGGTCCGCGAACTGCTCGCCGAGCTCGGCTTCCGCACGCTGGACGAGGCCGTCGGCCGCGCCGAGCTGATCGACGTCTCCCGCGCCGTCGACCACTGGAAGGCCCAGGGGCTCGACCTCGCGCCCCTGCTGCACGTCCCCGACCTGCCCGCGGGCGCCGCCAGGCACCGCACCACCGAGCAGGACCACGGGCTGGCCAAGGCGCTGGACAACGACCTGATCCGGCTCTCCGCCGACGCGCTGTCGGCCGCCACGCCCGAGGAGGCGCAGCCGGTCCGCGCCCAGGTCGCCATCCGCAACATCAACCGCACCGTCGGCACGATGCTCGGGCACGAGGTGACCAAGCGGTTCGGCGGCGCCGGGCTGCCCGACGACACCATCGACATCACCTTCACCGGGTCGGCCGGCCAGTCCTTCGGTGCGTTCGTGCCGCGCGGCGTCACGCTGCGCCTTGAGGGCGACGCCAACGACTACGTCGGCAAGGGCCTGTCCGGCGGCCGGCTGATCGTCCGCCCGGACCGCGGCGCCGACCACCTGCCCGAGTTCTCCACCATCGCGGGCAACACCATCGGCTACGGCGCGACCGGCGGCGACATCTTCCTGCGCGGCCGGGTCGGCGAACGCTTCTGCGTCCGCAACTCGGGCGCCACCGTCGTCGCCGAGGGCGTCGGCGACCACGGCTGCGAGTACATGACCGGCGGCCGGGCCGTGGTGCTCGGCGAGACCGGGCGGAACTTCGCGGCCGGCATGTCCGGCGGCGTCGCCTACGTGATCGACCTCGACCCCGAGCACGTCAACCCGGGCTTCGTCGCCGTGGAGGAGCTGACGGAATCCGACCGCGCATGGCTGCACGACGTGGTGCGGCGGCATGCCGAGGAGACCGGCTCCACGGTCGCGGACCGCCTGCTGAAGGACTGGGACGCGAGCGCGGCCCGTTTCAGCAAGATCATGCCCACCACCTACAAGGCCGTGCTCGCCGCCAAGGACGCCGCCGAGCGGGCCGGACTCAGCGAGTCCGAGACCCACGAGAAGATGATGGAGGCGGCGACCCATGGCTGA